The following coding sequences are from one Leptolyngbya sp. NIES-3755 window:
- a CDS encoding similar to polysaccharide biosynthesis export protein (similar to AA sequence:cyanobase_aa:all2290) yields the protein MTVFDQFRQKFSSRFIQNLGWLSLSEIIIRIVRLATTVILARFLSEYDYGLAAIVLTVNEFTQMLTRCGISAKLIQVEEERLETLANSAYWLSWLIYLGLFVIQCISAFAIAIFYRDNQLIIPICATAIIYLIVPIAQVQATLIQRENRLKIIAVTNALQISIGNVLTALFAFLGFGMWAIVLPRVLVAPLWVIINYHYHDWRPKRWTTDHWGELFRFGRHVLGVELLKTLRNNLDYLIVGRMVGVRELGLYYFAFNAGLGISLSFITAINTALYPHLCAARANWQQFQQRYFHSLKITAFIIVPIVLLQSSLAPIYVPIVFSQKWIEAIPILMLICLSAIPRPFAEAASAVWLAIDKPKIDLIGSVVFTIVLAIALLIGTQWQLTGVAIAVLATHVVFQPLFTLLTTRFVMQRTT from the coding sequence TTCCAGTCGATTCATTCAAAATTTAGGTTGGTTGAGTCTTTCAGAGATTATTATCCGAATTGTTCGGCTTGCAACAACAGTCATCCTAGCTCGATTTTTGTCCGAATATGACTATGGACTAGCCGCGATCGTACTCACCGTAAATGAGTTCACACAAATGCTCACTCGTTGCGGCATCAGCGCAAAACTGATTCAAGTTGAAGAGGAACGTTTAGAAACTCTAGCAAATTCAGCCTATTGGTTGAGTTGGCTCATCTATCTTGGATTGTTTGTGATTCAGTGTATTTCTGCATTTGCGATCGCCATTTTCTACCGAGACAATCAGCTAATTATCCCAATTTGTGCGACTGCAATTATCTATCTCATTGTTCCGATCGCACAAGTTCAAGCTACATTAATCCAGCGAGAAAACCGCCTGAAGATTATTGCCGTTACAAACGCGCTCCAAATCTCGATCGGGAATGTTCTGACTGCATTGTTCGCCTTTCTCGGCTTTGGAATGTGGGCGATTGTTTTACCCAGAGTATTAGTCGCTCCGCTGTGGGTAATCATTAACTATCACTATCATGATTGGCGACCAAAGCGCTGGACAACCGATCATTGGGGTGAACTCTTCAGATTTGGGCGGCATGTACTAGGCGTTGAACTATTAAAAACTCTGAGAAACAATTTAGATTATCTCATCGTTGGGCGAATGGTTGGAGTGAGAGAACTCGGACTCTACTATTTCGCTTTCAATGCAGGACTGGGAATCAGTCTCAGTTTTATCACTGCAATCAATACTGCCTTGTATCCACATCTGTGTGCAGCAAGGGCAAACTGGCAACAATTTCAGCAGAGATACTTCCATAGCCTGAAAATCACAGCATTCATCATTGTTCCGATCGTCCTTTTACAGTCGAGTCTTGCTCCGATCTATGTTCCGATCGTTTTTAGCCAAAAATGGATCGAAGCAATTCCAATTCTGATGCTCATTTGTCTTTCTGCAATTCCTCGACCGTTTGCGGAGGCGGCTTCTGCGGTTTGGTTAGCGATCGACAAACCGAAAATCGATCTAATCGGAAGTGTTGTGTTTACGATCGTTCTCGCGATCGCGCTTTTAATCGGAACACAGTGGCAATTAACCGGAGTTGCGATCGCGGTACTTGCGACTCACGTTGTTTTTCAGCCCTTATTTACACTCTTGACAACGCGATTTGTGATGCAGCGCACAACATAA